In Hyphomicrobiaceae bacterium, the following are encoded in one genomic region:
- a CDS encoding 50S ribosomal protein L11 methyltransferase, producing the protein MALEKVTADFTDRDLAMQTAAALQDFLEPAPDALTVFENGPASWRLEAYFNDGLDGRDLANELTPYVAATLPAFVSDAVPDLNWVAMSQAALPPVIAGRFTVFGSHDRARVARGPNAILIDAGEAFGTAHHATTLGCLLAIDRLTRQEEFHSVLDLGTGSGVLAIAVARALPHADIIATDLDAQSVKVARENIRINGEDSRITATHANGVRHVWIRQSKPFDLVIANILAGPLIRLAPELARRVRRAGTLVLSGILIPQAPQVIAAYRAAGFQLVSHDRITGWSTLVLHRR; encoded by the coding sequence ATGGCGCTCGAAAAAGTCACCGCAGACTTCACGGACCGCGACCTTGCCATGCAGACGGCCGCTGCCCTGCAGGATTTTCTCGAACCCGCGCCGGACGCTCTTACTGTCTTCGAGAACGGCCCCGCCTCGTGGCGGCTCGAAGCCTACTTCAACGATGGGCTGGACGGGCGCGACCTCGCTAACGAGCTGACGCCCTACGTCGCCGCGACCCTGCCTGCGTTTGTCTCGGATGCCGTGCCCGATCTCAATTGGGTTGCCATGTCACAAGCCGCTCTGCCGCCTGTGATCGCCGGCCGCTTCACGGTATTTGGCAGCCACGACCGGGCGCGGGTCGCGCGCGGGCCTAATGCAATCCTGATCGATGCGGGCGAAGCATTCGGCACCGCCCATCACGCGACCACGCTAGGCTGCCTGCTCGCAATCGACCGTCTGACCCGGCAGGAAGAGTTCCACTCCGTACTCGATTTGGGAACCGGCTCGGGCGTTCTGGCGATTGCTGTCGCGCGTGCCCTACCTCATGCCGACATCATCGCAACGGACCTCGATGCGCAATCCGTGAAGGTCGCGCGCGAAAACATCCGCATCAACGGCGAGGATTCACGAATTACCGCCACGCACGCCAACGGCGTGCGTCATGTTTGGATCAGGCAGAGCAAGCCGTTCGACCTCGTAATCGCGAATATCCTGGCCGGCCCCCTCATCCGCCTCGCGCCGGAACTCGCACGCAGGGTACGACGCGCAGGCACACTCGTGCTGTCTGGCATCCTTATTCCGCAAGCGCCTCAAGTGATCGCCGCGTACCGCGCCGCTGGATTTCAGCTCGTAAGCCATGACCGCATTACGGGTTGGTCGACTCTCGTCCTGCACAGGCGCTAG
- the ligA gene encoding NAD-dependent DNA ligase LigA, giving the protein MPVEDLNEAGARAELASLAYLIAHHDALYYREDAPEISDAEYDALRARNDMLEARFPHLVRSDSPSRRVGASPVAAFGKVGHTVPMLSLGNAFADEEVAAFAERVRRFLKLDVSDKLDITAEPKIDGLSLSIRYEGGVLVQAATRGDGTEGENVTANVKTIKDIPHKIHGKDVPDVIDVRGEVYLGHADFADLNARQAEAGGKIFANPRNAAAGSLRQLDPGVTAQRPLRFFAYAWGEASQLPGDTQTAVVAAFKHWGFPVNPLMRTCRTAEELIDYYRDMQERRAKLGYDIDGVVYKVNRLDYQERLGFVSRSPRWAIAHKFPAEQATTILRDIEIQVGRTGALTPVAKLEPVTVGGVVVSNATLHNEDEIARKDIRVGDTVVIQRAGDVIPQVVSVVMEKRSERAEPYVFPHVCPACGSHAVRDTDEKGEADVVRRCTGGLICPAQAKERLKHFVSRNALDIEGLGEEKIELFYDEGLIRRPVDIFTLQARDEKSNNPLAERKGFGKRSVEKMFAAIEARRRVPLERFIFALGIRHVGETTAKDLARAYGSWDALRASVDAAISGGKDGEAYAEIDNIEGIGATVVDALVDFFSEEHNTEALDKLLEQIEVDQFERMQTTHSPVTGKTVVFTGTLVRLTRNEAKAQAERFGAKVAGSVSKKTDYVIAGAEAGSKLDKAREFGVTVLTEDEWLELVGQG; this is encoded by the coding sequence ATGCCGGTGGAGGATCTCAACGAGGCTGGAGCGCGCGCCGAACTCGCCAGTCTGGCGTACCTGATCGCCCATCACGATGCCCTCTATTACCGTGAGGACGCGCCCGAGATCTCCGATGCCGAGTACGACGCGCTTCGCGCTCGCAACGACATGTTGGAGGCGCGCTTTCCCCACCTCGTTCGCAGCGACAGTCCCTCACGGCGCGTCGGTGCAAGCCCGGTGGCTGCGTTTGGCAAGGTCGGCCACACGGTGCCCATGCTGTCTCTGGGGAATGCTTTTGCGGACGAGGAAGTCGCCGCGTTCGCCGAGCGCGTTCGCCGATTCTTGAAGCTCGATGTGTCTGACAAACTCGACATCACCGCAGAACCCAAAATCGATGGCTTATCGCTTTCGATCCGTTACGAAGGCGGGGTTCTTGTTCAAGCGGCCACGCGTGGCGACGGGACCGAAGGCGAGAACGTGACCGCCAACGTCAAAACGATCAAGGATATCCCGCACAAGATCCATGGCAAGGATGTGCCCGACGTCATCGATGTGCGCGGCGAGGTCTATTTGGGACATGCCGACTTTGCCGATCTCAATGCGCGTCAGGCCGAGGCTGGCGGCAAGATCTTCGCCAATCCGCGTAACGCGGCCGCTGGTTCTCTGCGCCAGCTTGATCCCGGCGTCACTGCGCAGCGGCCCTTGCGCTTCTTTGCTTATGCGTGGGGCGAAGCCTCGCAGCTACCGGGCGACACGCAAACAGCAGTGGTCGCCGCGTTCAAGCACTGGGGCTTCCCGGTCAATCCGCTCATGCGCACTTGCCGGACGGCCGAAGAGCTGATCGATTACTATCGCGATATGCAGGAGAGGCGCGCCAAGCTCGGCTACGATATCGACGGTGTCGTCTACAAGGTGAACCGGCTCGATTATCAAGAGCGGCTTGGATTTGTCTCGCGCTCGCCGCGCTGGGCAATCGCGCACAAATTTCCTGCCGAGCAAGCAACTACAATCTTGCGCGACATTGAGATTCAGGTCGGCCGCACGGGAGCACTTACCCCCGTTGCGAAGCTTGAACCTGTCACGGTGGGCGGCGTCGTGGTGTCGAACGCCACGTTGCACAACGAGGATGAGATTGCGCGTAAGGACATTCGCGTCGGCGATACGGTCGTCATCCAACGCGCAGGCGACGTCATTCCGCAAGTGGTTTCCGTCGTCATGGAGAAGCGGTCCGAGCGGGCTGAGCCATACGTATTTCCGCACGTCTGTCCGGCATGTGGCAGCCATGCGGTTCGCGATACCGACGAGAAGGGTGAAGCGGACGTGGTGCGCCGGTGCACTGGCGGGCTCATCTGTCCGGCGCAAGCGAAGGAACGGTTGAAACATTTCGTGTCCCGCAACGCCCTCGACATCGAAGGCTTGGGCGAAGAGAAAATCGAGTTGTTCTACGATGAAGGTCTGATCCGTCGTCCGGTCGATATCTTCACGCTGCAAGCGCGCGACGAAAAGAGCAACAATCCTCTTGCGGAGCGCAAGGGGTTTGGCAAGCGGTCGGTGGAAAAGATGTTCGCCGCCATTGAAGCAAGACGGCGCGTGCCTCTGGAAAGATTCATCTTTGCGTTAGGAATTCGTCACGTCGGCGAAACGACGGCCAAGGACCTTGCCCGCGCTTACGGCAGCTGGGATGCGTTGCGGGCAAGCGTCGATGCCGCCATCAGTGGCGGTAAGGATGGCGAGGCGTACGCGGAAATCGACAACATTGAAGGGATCGGCGCAACGGTCGTGGACGCCTTGGTCGATTTCTTTAGCGAAGAGCACAACACCGAAGCACTTGACAAGCTGCTTGAGCAAATTGAGGTCGACCAATTCGAGCGTATGCAGACCACGCACTCACCGGTGACCGGCAAGACCGTTGTCTTTACTGGAACGCTGGTTCGCCTCACGCGCAATGAAGCCAAGGCGCAAGCGGAACGCTTTGGCGCCAAGGTGGCAGGCTCCGTTTCCAAGAAGACGGATTATGTCATTGCAGGCGCGGAAGCGGGCTCCAAGCTGGACAAGGCCCGCGAGTTCGGCGTTACAGTGCTCACTGAAGATGAGTGGCTGGAACTGGTCGGGCAGGGCTGA
- a CDS encoding FtsQ-type POTRA domain-containing protein, with protein sequence MRFWWRALDAQSPAEPRTAAPSPASRFASGWHFPTRKPTLPAVSASAQSLKLEIPKGERRPQRRAAVRRHIGRGMIAWGLVLSLGSAGAAAAVMSGALKTDEMKTVAIEQLQEAMLGFGFGIDQVSLTGHQFTSDRDVYKALDLEHARTFAAFDADAARRRIEALSWVDTAQITRLYPGGLKVEIRERRPTALWDYKGRTYLIDESGRALGLAPSQGWKLPRISGDGANSEAAMLFTSLSRHPDIARNVARADRVGARRWSLLLKNGSRLELAADREVEGLEQISRDGTLRRALTGPAYAVDVRTPGRIAMRPLRLAGAPRLDAGEVR encoded by the coding sequence ATGAGGTTCTGGTGGCGAGCGCTTGACGCGCAATCGCCCGCCGAGCCTCGCACTGCAGCTCCAAGCCCAGCTTCACGCTTCGCCAGCGGCTGGCACTTTCCAACGCGCAAACCGACGTTGCCTGCTGTTTCGGCGTCGGCGCAGTCTCTCAAACTCGAAATTCCAAAGGGCGAACGCCGTCCACAACGCCGCGCCGCGGTGAGACGCCATATCGGCCGCGGTATGATCGCGTGGGGACTGGTGCTCTCGCTTGGTTCGGCCGGCGCCGCGGCTGCCGTCATGTCGGGGGCGCTGAAGACCGACGAAATGAAGACGGTGGCGATCGAGCAGCTGCAAGAAGCTATGCTCGGCTTTGGGTTTGGCATCGATCAGGTGAGCCTGACGGGGCATCAGTTCACGTCTGATCGCGACGTCTACAAGGCCCTCGATCTGGAGCACGCGCGCACGTTCGCAGCCTTCGACGCCGATGCCGCCCGCCGACGTATCGAGGCGCTCTCCTGGGTGGACACCGCGCAAATCACCCGGCTCTATCCAGGTGGTCTGAAAGTCGAGATCCGGGAACGCCGGCCGACGGCATTGTGGGACTACAAGGGCCGCACGTATCTGATCGACGAATCCGGAAGAGCACTGGGGCTGGCACCGTCTCAAGGCTGGAAACTACCGCGGATTTCCGGTGACGGCGCAAATAGCGAAGCGGCGATGTTGTTCACGTCATTGAGCCGGCATCCCGACATCGCTCGCAACGTCGCTCGCGCCGATCGTGTCGGCGCACGACGCTGGTCATTGTTGCTCAAGAACGGCTCGCGCCTCGAACTTGCCGCTGACAGAGAGGTTGAGGGGCTTGAGCAGATTTCGCGTGATGGCACCTTGCGGCGCGCACTTACTGGGCCTGCTTACGCGGTCGATGTGCGCACACCGGGCCGCATTGCGATGCGTCCTTTGCGGCTGGCGGGTGCCCCCCGGCTAGACGCGGGGGAGGTGCGATGA
- the ftsZ gene encoding cell division protein FtsZ, with protein sequence MSLKLQLPKLVDVKPRLTVIGVGGAGCNAVNNMIAAGLQGVEFVVANTDAQALAASSAEHRIQLGSNLTEGLGAGSKPEIGEAAAEEALEEIRTHVAGAHMVFIAAGMGGGTGTGAAAVIARAAREMGILTVGIVTKPFQFEGARRMRIAEVGVQTLRQHVDTLIVIPNQNLFRIANERTTFAEAFVLADQVLYSGVACIVDLVLKEGLINLDFADVRTVMSGMGTAMMGTGEASGDRRAILAAEEAIANPLLDDVTLRGARGLLLSITGGRDLTLYEVDEAASRVREEVDPECNIIVGATFDENLGERVRVSIVASGMGRLGAEQPSAPVRTNAQPHQTVQQGSPRPAPVNGPNFAGSVGMPVGAPPLPPSQSQAGAGFMPPMQYAPMGQQDIETALQNVYNSQNQPARPPAPQGQPRNPGHRSSEQWQPSDAVTIEDGFSPFQSHAGRPVAGGPLNTQTSHDQPSPPVAQGFEPARPEEIRRTGRRMPTVEDLPEIGQREWHARQSGSGAASPTGEDQRKRGLLNRLTGMGKRPVPSPEQAHQSEVGGDDSLPVFFGRERR encoded by the coding sequence ATGAGCCTGAAGCTACAACTGCCGAAACTTGTCGACGTGAAGCCACGCCTGACAGTCATTGGCGTGGGCGGCGCCGGTTGCAACGCAGTAAACAACATGATCGCTGCCGGACTGCAGGGGGTCGAATTCGTTGTCGCGAACACCGATGCCCAGGCGCTGGCGGCCTCTAGCGCCGAGCACAGAATTCAGCTTGGTTCGAACCTGACCGAGGGGTTGGGAGCGGGGTCGAAGCCCGAGATCGGCGAAGCCGCCGCGGAAGAAGCTCTCGAAGAGATCCGCACGCACGTTGCAGGCGCGCACATGGTCTTTATCGCGGCAGGCATGGGCGGCGGAACGGGCACGGGAGCTGCCGCGGTGATTGCTCGTGCAGCGCGCGAAATGGGTATCTTGACCGTCGGCATCGTGACAAAGCCGTTCCAGTTCGAAGGTGCGCGCCGCATGCGCATTGCCGAGGTCGGCGTGCAGACGCTGCGCCAGCATGTTGATACCTTGATCGTAATTCCCAACCAGAACCTTTTCAGGATCGCCAATGAACGCACGACGTTTGCGGAAGCCTTCGTGCTCGCAGACCAGGTGCTTTATTCGGGCGTCGCTTGCATCGTCGACCTTGTGCTCAAGGAAGGCCTGATCAATCTCGATTTCGCCGACGTCCGCACCGTTATGAGCGGCATGGGTACAGCGATGATGGGCACGGGCGAGGCGTCGGGTGACCGCCGGGCGATACTTGCCGCCGAAGAAGCCATCGCCAATCCGCTGCTCGATGACGTGACGCTGCGCGGCGCACGCGGACTTTTGTTGTCGATCACGGGCGGTCGCGATCTGACGCTCTACGAGGTCGATGAAGCGGCAAGCCGCGTGCGCGAAGAGGTCGATCCCGAGTGCAACATCATCGTTGGAGCTACGTTTGACGAGAACCTGGGCGAGCGCGTGCGGGTTTCGATCGTGGCCTCGGGCATGGGGCGACTTGGGGCCGAGCAGCCATCTGCTCCGGTGCGCACGAACGCGCAACCGCACCAAACGGTGCAGCAAGGTAGCCCGCGTCCTGCGCCAGTGAACGGCCCGAACTTTGCCGGTTCTGTTGGGATGCCGGTTGGCGCGCCGCCGTTGCCGCCTTCACAATCCCAAGCAGGTGCCGGATTCATGCCGCCAATGCAGTACGCGCCGATGGGGCAGCAAGACATCGAGACAGCACTGCAGAATGTTTACAATTCGCAGAACCAGCCGGCTCGGCCACCGGCCCCACAAGGGCAACCTCGCAACCCTGGACACAGGTCCAGCGAGCAATGGCAGCCCTCCGACGCTGTGACGATCGAGGACGGCTTTAGCCCGTTTCAAAGCCATGCTGGACGCCCTGTCGCGGGTGGTCCGCTGAATACTCAGACGTCGCATGACCAGCCGTCGCCGCCGGTCGCGCAAGGCTTTGAACCCGCTCGACCCGAGGAGATCCGGCGGACGGGCCGTCGGATGCCGACCGTTGAGGATCTGCCCGAAATTGGTCAGCGCGAATGGCATGCCCGTCAATCAGGCAGCGGTGCGGCCTCCCCCACGGGTGAAGATCAGCGTAAGCGTGGGTTGCTCAATCGGCTCACTGGCATGGGTAAGCGACCTGTGCCCTCGCCCGAGCAGGCTCATCAGAGCGAAGTTGGGGGTGATGACTCTCTGCCCGTGTTCTTCGGACGCGAGCGCCGCTAA
- a CDS encoding outer membrane protein assembly factor BamD: protein MKMRVGHATKVARVGRLLGVALCLGLSVALSGCSTPSIDTTQALNPDPPSKMYADADALMNAGKFSDAAAKFEMLDREHPYSPEARRAIVMAAYAYYRAGKTPEAIASAERYVALHPGTKEAPLAHHIIASSYFDEMKAPNRDQQTTRKALEQLKILKTRYPDSEYSRDADKRIRLAEDNLAASEMEVGRYYLKRHNYVAAINRFKTVVSDYQTTAHVEEALMRLTECYLALGITKEAQNAAAVLGHNFPDSKWYRDSYALLKSGGLTPEGDEESWISKVWKSVPSVSLSSG from the coding sequence ATGAAAATGCGCGTAGGACACGCGACGAAAGTCGCCCGGGTTGGTCGTCTGCTGGGCGTTGCGCTGTGTCTAGGCCTCTCGGTTGCGCTTTCAGGTTGTTCTACCCCTTCCATCGACACGACGCAGGCTCTCAATCCCGACCCGCCGAGCAAGATGTATGCGGACGCGGATGCCCTCATGAATGCAGGGAAGTTCAGCGACGCAGCAGCCAAGTTTGAGATGCTCGATCGCGAGCATCCTTATTCGCCTGAAGCGCGCCGAGCTATCGTGATGGCGGCTTATGCCTATTATCGCGCTGGCAAGACGCCGGAAGCCATTGCGTCGGCTGAGCGTTATGTGGCGCTCCACCCTGGCACTAAAGAAGCACCGCTTGCCCATCATATCATCGCGTCGTCGTACTTCGATGAAATGAAGGCCCCGAACCGCGATCAGCAGACGACACGCAAAGCGCTTGAGCAGCTCAAGATTTTGAAGACGCGCTACCCGGATAGCGAATATTCTCGCGACGCCGATAAACGCATTCGCTTGGCAGAAGACAACCTTGCTGCGAGCGAAATGGAAGTTGGGCGCTACTATCTGAAGCGCCACAACTACGTGGCGGCCATCAATCGGTTCAAGACGGTCGTCAGCGACTATCAGACGACAGCGCACGTCGAAGAGGCGCTCATGCGTCTGACGGAGTGCTACCTGGCGTTGGGCATCACCAAGGAGGCTCAGAACGCCGCCGCTGTGCTGGGGCACAACTTCCCCGACAGCAAATGGTATCGGGACTCCTATGCGTTGCTGAAGTCCGGGGGGTTGACCCCGGAAGGCGACGAAGAATCCTGGATTTCCAAGGTCTGGAAGTCGGTTCCCAGCGTGTCTTTAAGCTCAGGCTGA
- the ftsA gene encoding cell division protein FtsA, whose translation MMQLRGRHKHSSRRGGIIGLLDIGTSKVAAAVVASGEPNGPRVLGVGLQRSRGVKAGVLTDLDQAEAAVRAAIAQAERAAGVTLQSVIVSTAAGRIKSQHFAARTDVLSGRVGNDDLARVHRAARDYAMRDGRSLLHINELTYRLDGLPSGYEPRGLAARHLAADFHAITADEGPLRNLHCLIANCHLECDGIVAAPYASALAVTSQEERELGVTVIDIGAGTACVALFAEGHFVGADVVPVGSYHITTDIGRTLQTPLSEAERIKTLYGTLVSAQSDEHETFSYSLAGEEDGATYQTTKARLTEIIRPRFAHILGLLRERLAANPASPYAGDKVVLTGGACQLLGSAEFAANELGRPVRLGKPAELAGLPSSVVGPHFSTLCGLAAAAEAANGSLFGAGESAPGGYFREIGDWLAESF comes from the coding sequence ATGATGCAGCTGCGCGGTAGACATAAACATTCGAGCCGCAGAGGCGGGATCATCGGACTGCTCGACATCGGGACGAGCAAAGTCGCGGCCGCCGTTGTGGCCAGTGGCGAGCCCAACGGTCCGCGCGTGCTTGGCGTGGGGCTTCAGCGGTCGCGCGGAGTGAAGGCTGGCGTTCTCACCGATTTGGATCAGGCCGAGGCCGCCGTGCGGGCCGCGATAGCCCAGGCGGAGCGGGCAGCCGGTGTCACGCTCCAATCCGTCATTGTCTCGACGGCGGCCGGGCGGATCAAATCTCAGCATTTTGCAGCACGAACCGACGTGTTGAGCGGCCGCGTGGGAAATGACGACCTTGCCCGTGTGCACCGGGCGGCGCGCGATTACGCCATGCGCGACGGCCGTTCGCTTCTGCATATCAACGAACTGACATATCGGCTCGACGGTCTGCCGAGTGGTTATGAACCGCGTGGCCTCGCCGCTCGTCATCTCGCTGCGGATTTTCACGCAATCACCGCCGATGAAGGTCCGCTGCGCAACCTGCACTGCCTGATCGCCAATTGTCATTTGGAATGTGACGGGATCGTTGCCGCCCCTTATGCGAGCGCGCTCGCCGTGACAAGCCAGGAGGAGCGCGAGCTGGGCGTAACGGTGATCGATATCGGCGCCGGCACGGCTTGTGTCGCACTCTTTGCCGAAGGGCATTTTGTAGGGGCGGACGTGGTTCCCGTTGGCTCTTATCACATCACGACCGACATCGGACGGACGTTGCAGACACCACTCTCTGAAGCAGAGCGAATCAAAACACTTTATGGCACACTGGTTTCTGCCCAATCGGATGAACACGAGACGTTTTCCTATTCGCTCGCGGGCGAAGAGGACGGCGCCACGTATCAGACGACGAAAGCGCGCCTGACCGAAATCATCAGACCGCGCTTCGCACATATCCTTGGCCTTCTGCGCGAGCGGCTGGCCGCCAACCCGGCGAGCCCTTACGCAGGCGATAAGGTTGTGCTGACCGGAGGGGCTTGTCAGCTGCTTGGGTCAGCGGAGTTTGCGGCGAACGAACTGGGTCGGCCTGTGCGTCTGGGCAAGCCGGCAGAGTTGGCAGGACTGCCAAGCTCGGTGGTGGGCCCGCACTTTTCTACCCTGTGCGGCCTCGCGGCTGCAGCCGAAGCGGCGAACGGCAGTCTCTTCGGCGCTGGGGAAAGTGCTCCAGGGGGCTACTTTCGCGAGATTGGCGATTGGTTGGCCGAGAGTTTCTGA
- a CDS encoding aminopeptidase P family protein, with amino-acid sequence MFQTFETAGGPEHVAARVKALRGLLNKLKIDAFLIPRSDEFQGEYVPACAERLKWLTGFSGSAGLAVVTRKAALLMIDGRYTVQARSETDTDLFEVALLPRPRLSEWLIGKLPKGAVVGFDPWLHTASEVARLKAALDAHDITLKPVAKNLVDELWGKDRPAPPDNEVIVQPLQLAGQAASEKIADLQKTLKEAGQSAVVLTLADSICWLLNIRGADVAHNPVVRAFAIVPASGKVELFVAPDKITAAVRTHLAPFAKVRAPKELQRRLRDLKPAGKPVRLDSDTAAFALERALGTKSIVKGADPCILPKALKNSAEIAGSRAAHIRDGGAIVRYLAWLDTAAQSGRLDEISAVEKLEEFRRATNKLREISFPTISGSGPHGAIVHYRVSEASNRNLKPGELFLLDSGAQYEDGTTDITRTIAIGAPTAEMKQRFTAVLKGHIAIATARFPKGTRGIDLDPFARRALWDMGADYDHGTGHGIGSYLSVHEGPQSISRAGMVPLQPGMLLSNEPGFYKEGAYGIRIENVVLVTEAEKISGGGDREMMGFETLTLAPIDKRLIVVDMLSESERDWLNGYHRTVFKMLSGELDNATKNWLKSATSPL; translated from the coding sequence ATGTTCCAGACATTTGAAACCGCAGGCGGGCCCGAGCACGTCGCCGCCCGCGTCAAAGCCCTTCGAGGCCTCCTCAATAAGCTCAAGATCGACGCGTTCCTCATCCCGCGCAGTGATGAGTTCCAAGGCGAATATGTGCCAGCTTGCGCGGAACGTCTGAAATGGCTGACGGGCTTTTCCGGCTCGGCGGGACTTGCGGTGGTCACGCGCAAGGCCGCGCTCTTGATGATCGACGGGCGCTACACCGTGCAGGCGCGAAGCGAAACCGACACCGATCTATTCGAGGTCGCTCTTCTCCCCAGACCGCGGCTTTCAGAGTGGCTCATCGGCAAACTTCCCAAAGGCGCCGTCGTCGGCTTCGACCCATGGCTGCACACGGCCTCCGAAGTGGCGAGATTGAAAGCGGCCCTGGATGCCCACGACATCACGTTAAAGCCGGTTGCAAAAAATCTGGTCGATGAGCTTTGGGGCAAGGACCGCCCCGCACCGCCTGATAACGAAGTTATTGTCCAACCGCTGCAGCTTGCCGGACAAGCTGCATCCGAGAAAATCGCTGACCTTCAAAAGACGCTCAAGGAAGCTGGACAAAGCGCAGTGGTGTTGACGCTTGCCGACAGTATCTGCTGGCTTCTCAACATCAGAGGCGCGGACGTCGCGCACAACCCGGTTGTCCGCGCATTTGCTATCGTTCCAGCAAGCGGAAAAGTCGAGCTGTTCGTTGCACCCGACAAAATTACTGCCGCCGTGCGCACGCACCTTGCCCCGTTTGCCAAAGTGCGCGCCCCCAAGGAACTGCAACGGCGTCTGCGTGACTTGAAGCCTGCCGGAAAACCAGTGCGCCTTGACAGCGACACGGCCGCCTTCGCGCTCGAACGTGCGCTCGGCACAAAGTCGATCGTCAAGGGAGCCGATCCTTGCATTCTGCCCAAAGCCCTCAAGAACAGCGCCGAAATTGCGGGTTCACGCGCCGCTCACATCCGAGACGGCGGCGCAATTGTTCGCTATCTCGCCTGGCTCGACACGGCGGCTCAAAGCGGACGGCTCGATGAAATCAGTGCCGTTGAGAAGCTGGAGGAGTTCCGCCGTGCAACCAACAAACTCCGCGAGATCAGCTTTCCGACCATTTCAGGCTCCGGCCCTCATGGCGCCATTGTGCACTATCGCGTCAGCGAGGCATCCAACCGCAACTTGAAGCCGGGCGAATTGTTCCTGCTGGATAGCGGCGCACAGTACGAGGACGGCACCACAGACATCACCCGCACCATCGCCATCGGCGCGCCGACGGCAGAAATGAAGCAGCGATTTACCGCTGTATTGAAAGGCCACATCGCGATCGCAACTGCGCGCTTTCCAAAAGGCACGCGCGGCATTGATCTGGATCCCTTTGCACGTCGCGCGTTGTGGGACATGGGTGCGGACTACGATCACGGAACCGGTCATGGCATCGGCAGCTATCTATCCGTGCACGAAGGGCCTCAATCTATATCGCGCGCCGGCATGGTTCCACTCCAGCCCGGAATGCTGTTGTCAAATGAGCCTGGCTTTTACAAGGAAGGCGCCTACGGCATCCGCATCGAGAATGTCGTGCTCGTCACGGAAGCCGAAAAAATCAGTGGTGGCGGTGACCGCGAGATGATGGGCTTTGAAACGCTCACCTTGGCGCCCATCGATAAGCGCCTCATCGTTGTCGACATGCTATCGGAAAGCGAGCGCGATTGGCTCAACGGGTATCACAGAACGGTCTTCAAAATGCTCAGCGGCGAACTCGACAACGCGACAAAAAATTGGCTGAAATCGGCCACAAGTCCGCTGTGA
- the lpxC gene encoding UDP-3-O-acyl-N-acetylglucosamine deacetylase, which yields MSNRFIGARQTTLAREILLTGTGVHSGAPVTLTLHPAEADTGLRFLVTKRGRVVAEIPANVANVKNLTLCTVIGDETGVTVGTVEHLLAALRGLSIDNCYIEIDSKEVPIMDGSSAEFVEAIDRVGIRELAEPRKYIKVLKPVRVEEGGCWGQIVPHSGFRLDVEIDFESPVIGRQRIAYELSPGVFRHELSRARTFGFMSDVEKLWKMGLALGADLTNTVAIGDGKIMNREGLRYEQEFVRHKMLDAVGDLSLAGAPLLGAYSSYKGGHRLNSMVLQALFADASNWTLVQAPKTRQTRSPVSVAVRPAVAAAE from the coding sequence ATGTCGAATCGGTTCATCGGCGCGCGGCAAACGACGCTTGCTCGCGAGATCCTTTTGACAGGCACGGGGGTGCACAGCGGAGCTCCGGTAACACTGACTTTGCATCCGGCAGAGGCAGATACTGGGCTCCGCTTTCTCGTAACGAAACGGGGCCGCGTCGTCGCGGAGATTCCCGCTAACGTTGCGAATGTCAAAAATCTCACGCTTTGTACGGTCATTGGTGACGAAACTGGGGTCACCGTCGGGACCGTTGAGCATCTTCTTGCCGCGCTTCGCGGTCTGTCGATCGATAACTGCTACATCGAGATCGACAGCAAGGAAGTCCCGATCATGGACGGGAGTTCCGCAGAATTCGTAGAAGCCATTGATCGCGTTGGCATTCGCGAGTTGGCTGAGCCTCGCAAATACATCAAAGTTTTGAAGCCCGTACGGGTTGAAGAGGGTGGCTGCTGGGGGCAGATTGTTCCTCATTCAGGCTTCCGTCTCGACGTTGAAATTGACTTCGAGAGCCCAGTGATCGGCCGTCAGCGCATCGCCTATGAGTTGAGCCCTGGCGTGTTCCGTCACGAACTTTCCCGCGCCCGCACGTTTGGCTTTATGAGTGATGTGGAGAAGCTGTGGAAGATGGGCTTGGCGCTGGGCGCCGACCTCACCAACACTGTCGCCATCGGCGATGGCAAGATCATGAACCGCGAAGGCCTGCGCTATGAGCAGGAGTTCGTTCGTCACAAGATGCTTGACGCGGTTGGCGATCTTTCGCTTGCGGGTGCGCCTCTGCTGGGCGCCTATAGCTCCTATAAGGGCGGCCATCGGTTGAACTCGATGGTTCTTCAGGCTCTTTTCGCAGACGCTTCCAACTGGACATTGGTGCAGGCGCCGAAAACCCGTCAAACTCGTTCACCCGTTTCCGTCGCTGTTCGTCCGGCTGTAGCGGCCGCTGAGTAA